From a region of the Rhodococcus sp. 4CII genome:
- a CDS encoding glutamate ABC transporter substrate-binding protein, with translation MRRRPIVLLLLAVVVLTGGCAQSSPEHVGSPSVSYTEPPLPAAATPAPEAGAAPPTPAEDCGDPTASLRPFPDDSATPMPTVDAIRARGRLVVGLDTGSNLMSFRDPTTGAVEGFDVDVAREISRDLFGDPDRLDYRILTSANREKALQESMVDIVAKTMTITCDRKERVAFSSEYFAAQQRVLVVKGSPIHGAADLDGKRVCVVAGTTSLTRLRQVAPKADILTVPMWSDCLVVLQQRQVDAVTTDDTILAGLASQDPYLDIVGDSMGAEPYGIGITKTNDDLVRFVNGTLERIRRDGTWTEMYDRWLSMLGPSPGPPPAVYQD, from the coding sequence ATGAGGCGGCGCCCGATCGTGCTGCTGCTTCTGGCGGTTGTGGTCCTGACCGGTGGGTGCGCCCAGTCGAGTCCGGAGCACGTCGGATCGCCGAGTGTCTCGTATACCGAACCCCCGTTGCCCGCGGCCGCGACGCCGGCCCCCGAGGCCGGCGCTGCGCCGCCGACTCCCGCCGAGGACTGCGGTGATCCCACGGCGAGCCTGCGTCCGTTCCCCGACGACTCCGCGACCCCGATGCCGACGGTCGACGCCATCCGCGCGCGGGGGCGTCTCGTCGTCGGCCTCGACACGGGCAGCAACCTGATGAGTTTCCGCGACCCCACCACCGGTGCCGTCGAGGGCTTCGACGTCGATGTCGCCCGGGAGATCTCGCGGGACCTGTTCGGCGATCCCGATCGGCTCGACTACCGCATCCTCACGTCGGCCAATCGGGAGAAGGCACTCCAGGAGTCGATGGTCGACATCGTGGCGAAGACGATGACCATCACCTGCGACCGCAAGGAACGGGTGGCGTTCTCGTCCGAGTACTTCGCGGCGCAGCAACGGGTGCTCGTCGTGAAGGGCTCACCCATCCACGGTGCCGCCGACCTCGACGGCAAACGGGTCTGCGTGGTCGCCGGCACCACGTCGCTGACACGGTTACGGCAGGTGGCGCCGAAGGCCGACATCCTGACGGTTCCCATGTGGTCGGATTGCCTGGTGGTCCTGCAACAACGACAGGTCGACGCGGTGACCACCGACGACACGATCCTCGCCGGCCTGGCATCCCAGGACCCGTACCTCGACATCGTCGGCGACAGCATGGGGGCCGAACCGTACGGCATCGGCATCACCAAGACGAACGACGACCTGGTGCGGTTCGTCAACGGCACCCTCGAACGCATCCGCCGCGACGGAACCTGGACCGAGATGTACGACCGATGGTTGTCGATGCTGGGACCGTCCCCCGGCCCACCGCCCGCCGTGTACCAGGACTGA